One part of the Vanessa cardui chromosome 2, ilVanCard2.1, whole genome shotgun sequence genome encodes these proteins:
- the LOC124535606 gene encoding E3 ubiquitin-protein ligase RNF168-like isoform X3: MSKMAAKSKKRLSKIENKLLKLEKLELNDVICSICQSILIEPVTLPCNHDFCQSCFNKSIENNALCCPLCRLRIGSWLRTATKQKNLVNSQLWNFMKTKFIEQIDKKLKGEDISVSPETLLPRICEPGEIRSEYEAELKRLRVERLRLEQQEFSKTELLIKKIKEEEEEAHKRYLENIKQDEILAKQLQEESAKTTTVYKSPKRRTITVSLNKPRLRPTTIDSYLKKSSVQATIVNNSPHLTDDNNSTDISTPIGSNKSNSRLSPEMLPSYGKLLKNFLDKKIKSGTKMWNKENGKSLQEEKKEQQVIDNSQDTTDEKNVVKTKIGIQSLLVSLPLPHSGILHKTSVPETCNIETSSVDSMQQELCYFKPIEGTTPTSFKTIKGLPLRVPCIRADKNNDTPLNETPPSRDQYIDGLCRLRNLSLAQNMPSAFVIVLELLKAKKHSLKKCSTYTRSRGKKSSSINLNHQELTLPSKRPNKSKRVEVDGITKLNDNTTTLRRTRSMGSISKDDNEVTPKKKFRERKFNSDRKPYLRSDSKRMHLNMDSYSPPSLSESLNNNKVDLAVKNLSSPLDNCDVKSILREQLRIEKIIEQEKKDLELALKIDAEWNGRRQPRRAAAKRPLALAHALRPAKKLKV, translated from the exons atgtcaaAAATGGCGGCCAAGTCAAAGAAGCGGCTgtctaaaatagaaaataaattattaaaattagaaaaattagaACTAAATGATGTTATTTGTTCAATTTGTCAATCTATTTTAATAGAACCAGTAACTCTACCATGCAATCATGATTTTTGTCaaagttgttttaataaaagtattgaaAATAATGCTTTGTGTTGTCCTCTATGTCGACTACGAATAGGTTCTTGGTTACGAACAGCgacaaaacaaaagaatttaGTAAACAGTCAGCTATGGAATTTTATGAAAACCAAATTTATTGAGCagattgataaaaaattaaaaggagAAGATATTAGTGTATCCCCAG AAACCTTATTACCTAGAATATGTGAACCAGGAGAAATTCGATCTGAATATGAAGCTGAGCTTAAAAGATTGAGAGTAGAGCGCTTGCGGCTTGAACAACAGGAGTTCAGCAAAACAGAGCTTCTGATCAA aaaaattaaagaagaagaagaagaagcccACAAGAGATATTTAGAGAATATAAAACAAGATGAAATTCTGGCCAAACAGTTACAAGAAGAAAgtgcaaaaacaacaacagtgtATAAATCTCCAAAACGAAGAACTATAACTGTTTCCTTAAACAAACCTCGATTAAGACCAACAACTATAGACagttatttaaagaaatcttCAGTACAAGCAACTATTGTTAATAA CAGCCCACATTTGACCGATGACAATAACAGTACTGATATATCAACACCAATAGGATCAAACAAATCAAACAGTAGACTTTCACCAGAAATGCTTCCAAGCTATgggaaacttttaaaaaatttcttagataaaaaaattaaaagtggaACTAAAATGTGGAACAAAGAAAATGGAAAAAGCCTACAAGAAGAG AAAAAAGAACAGCAGGTCATTGACAATAGCCAGGATACTACTGATGAAAAGAAtgttgtaaaaacaaaaattggcATACAATCATTACTTGTCTCATTGCCACTTCCCCATTCAGGAATACTGCATAAAACTAGTGTGCCAGAAACTTGTAACATCGAAACAAGTAGTGTGGATTCAATGCAACAGGAGTTATGCTACTTTAAACCAATTGAGGGAACAACACCTACTAG ttttaaaacaataaagggTCTACCATTGCGAGTACCTTGTATACGAGCTGACAAAAACAATGATACACCCCTCAATGAAACTCCACCAAGCCGTGATCAGTATATTGATGGGTTATGTCGACTTCGGAATTTATCATTGGCACAAAACATGCCCTCAGCTTTTGTTATTGTGCTTGAGTTACTCAAAGCTAAAAag CACAGTTTGAAAAAATGCTCTACCTACACACGGTCGAGGGGTAAAAAAAGTTCTTCTATAAACTTAAATCACCAAGAACTAACACTACCTTCCAAACGGCCGAATAAGAGTAAACGAGTAGAAGTCGATGGTATTACAAAGCTGAATGATAACACAACAACTCTAAGACGCACCAGATCAATGGGAAGCATTTCGAAGGATGATAATGAAGTGACACCCAAGAAAAAATTTAGAGAGAGAAAATTTAATTCAGATAGGAAACCGTATCTAAGGAGTGATTCGAAAAGAATGCATCTCAACATGGATTCGTATAGTCCTCCGTCTTTGAGCGAatcattaaataacaataaggtAGATTTAGCTGTAAAAAATTTATCTAGTCCGTTAGATAATTGTGATGTGAAGAGCATTCTACGGGAACAGCTTCGGATCGAAAAAATAATTGAGCAGGAGAAGAAGGATTTGGAACTGGCTCTGAAGATCGACGCGGAGTGGAACGGCCGTCGCCAGCCGCGCCGCGCAGCCGCCAAGCGCCCGCTCGCCCTCGCGCATGCGCTGCGCCCCGCCAAGAAACTAAAGGTGTAG
- the LOC124535606 gene encoding E3 ubiquitin-protein ligase RNF168-like isoform X1 — MSKMAAKSKKRLSKIENKLLKLEKLELNDVICSICQSILIEPVTLPCNHDFCQSCFNKSIENNALCCPLCRLRIGSWLRTATKQKNLVNSQLWNFMKTKFIEQIDKKLKGEDISVSPETLLPRICEPGEIRSEYEAELKRLRVERLRLEQQEFSKTELLIKKIKEEEEEAHKRYLENIKQDEILAKQLQEESAKTTTVYKSPKRRTITVSLNKPRLRPTTIDSYLKKSSVQATIVNNSPHLTDDNNSTDISTPIGSNKSNSRLSPEMLPSYGKLLKNFLDKKIKSGTKMWNKENGKSLQEEVRLGSCIKKKEQQVIDNSQDTTDEKNVVKTKIGIQSLLVSLPLPHSGILHKTSVPETCNIETSSVDSMQQELCYFKPIEGTTPTSFKTIKGLPLRVPCIRADKNNDTPLNETPPSRDQYIDGLCRLRNLSLAQNMPSAFVIVLELLKAKKHSLKKCSTYTRSRGKKSSSINLNHQELTLPSKRPNKSKRVEVDGITKLNDNTTTLRRTRSMGSISKDDNEVTPKKKFRERKFNSDRKPYLRSDSKRMHLNMDSYSPPSLSESLNNNKVDLAVKNLSSPLDNCDVKSILREQLRIEKIIEQEKKDLELALKIDAEWNGRRQPRRAAAKRPLALAHALRPAKKLKV; from the exons atgtcaaAAATGGCGGCCAAGTCAAAGAAGCGGCTgtctaaaatagaaaataaattattaaaattagaaaaattagaACTAAATGATGTTATTTGTTCAATTTGTCAATCTATTTTAATAGAACCAGTAACTCTACCATGCAATCATGATTTTTGTCaaagttgttttaataaaagtattgaaAATAATGCTTTGTGTTGTCCTCTATGTCGACTACGAATAGGTTCTTGGTTACGAACAGCgacaaaacaaaagaatttaGTAAACAGTCAGCTATGGAATTTTATGAAAACCAAATTTATTGAGCagattgataaaaaattaaaaggagAAGATATTAGTGTATCCCCAG AAACCTTATTACCTAGAATATGTGAACCAGGAGAAATTCGATCTGAATATGAAGCTGAGCTTAAAAGATTGAGAGTAGAGCGCTTGCGGCTTGAACAACAGGAGTTCAGCAAAACAGAGCTTCTGATCAA aaaaattaaagaagaagaagaagaagcccACAAGAGATATTTAGAGAATATAAAACAAGATGAAATTCTGGCCAAACAGTTACAAGAAGAAAgtgcaaaaacaacaacagtgtATAAATCTCCAAAACGAAGAACTATAACTGTTTCCTTAAACAAACCTCGATTAAGACCAACAACTATAGACagttatttaaagaaatcttCAGTACAAGCAACTATTGTTAATAA CAGCCCACATTTGACCGATGACAATAACAGTACTGATATATCAACACCAATAGGATCAAACAAATCAAACAGTAGACTTTCACCAGAAATGCTTCCAAGCTATgggaaacttttaaaaaatttcttagataaaaaaattaaaagtggaACTAAAATGTGGAACAAAGAAAATGGAAAAAGCCTACAAGAAGAGGTGAGATTGGGATCCTGTATAAAA AAAAAAGAACAGCAGGTCATTGACAATAGCCAGGATACTACTGATGAAAAGAAtgttgtaaaaacaaaaattggcATACAATCATTACTTGTCTCATTGCCACTTCCCCATTCAGGAATACTGCATAAAACTAGTGTGCCAGAAACTTGTAACATCGAAACAAGTAGTGTGGATTCAATGCAACAGGAGTTATGCTACTTTAAACCAATTGAGGGAACAACACCTACTAG ttttaaaacaataaagggTCTACCATTGCGAGTACCTTGTATACGAGCTGACAAAAACAATGATACACCCCTCAATGAAACTCCACCAAGCCGTGATCAGTATATTGATGGGTTATGTCGACTTCGGAATTTATCATTGGCACAAAACATGCCCTCAGCTTTTGTTATTGTGCTTGAGTTACTCAAAGCTAAAAag CACAGTTTGAAAAAATGCTCTACCTACACACGGTCGAGGGGTAAAAAAAGTTCTTCTATAAACTTAAATCACCAAGAACTAACACTACCTTCCAAACGGCCGAATAAGAGTAAACGAGTAGAAGTCGATGGTATTACAAAGCTGAATGATAACACAACAACTCTAAGACGCACCAGATCAATGGGAAGCATTTCGAAGGATGATAATGAAGTGACACCCAAGAAAAAATTTAGAGAGAGAAAATTTAATTCAGATAGGAAACCGTATCTAAGGAGTGATTCGAAAAGAATGCATCTCAACATGGATTCGTATAGTCCTCCGTCTTTGAGCGAatcattaaataacaataaggtAGATTTAGCTGTAAAAAATTTATCTAGTCCGTTAGATAATTGTGATGTGAAGAGCATTCTACGGGAACAGCTTCGGATCGAAAAAATAATTGAGCAGGAGAAGAAGGATTTGGAACTGGCTCTGAAGATCGACGCGGAGTGGAACGGCCGTCGCCAGCCGCGCCGCGCAGCCGCCAAGCGCCCGCTCGCCCTCGCGCATGCGCTGCGCCCCGCCAAGAAACTAAAGGTGTAG
- the LOC124535606 gene encoding E3 ubiquitin-protein ligase RNF168-like isoform X2, translating into MSKMAAKSKKRLSKIENKLLKLEKLELNDVICSICQSILIEPVTLPCNHDFCQSCFNKSIENNALCCPLCRLRIGSWLRTATKQKNLVNSQLWNFMKTKFIEQIDKKLKGEDISVSPETLLPRICEPGEIRSEYEAELKRLRVERLRLEQQEFSKTELLIKKIKEEEEEAHKRYLENIKQDEILAKQLQEESAKTTTVYKSPKRRTITVSLNKPRLRPTTIDSYLKKSSVQATIVNNPHLTDDNNSTDISTPIGSNKSNSRLSPEMLPSYGKLLKNFLDKKIKSGTKMWNKENGKSLQEEVRLGSCIKKKEQQVIDNSQDTTDEKNVVKTKIGIQSLLVSLPLPHSGILHKTSVPETCNIETSSVDSMQQELCYFKPIEGTTPTSFKTIKGLPLRVPCIRADKNNDTPLNETPPSRDQYIDGLCRLRNLSLAQNMPSAFVIVLELLKAKKHSLKKCSTYTRSRGKKSSSINLNHQELTLPSKRPNKSKRVEVDGITKLNDNTTTLRRTRSMGSISKDDNEVTPKKKFRERKFNSDRKPYLRSDSKRMHLNMDSYSPPSLSESLNNNKVDLAVKNLSSPLDNCDVKSILREQLRIEKIIEQEKKDLELALKIDAEWNGRRQPRRAAAKRPLALAHALRPAKKLKV; encoded by the exons atgtcaaAAATGGCGGCCAAGTCAAAGAAGCGGCTgtctaaaatagaaaataaattattaaaattagaaaaattagaACTAAATGATGTTATTTGTTCAATTTGTCAATCTATTTTAATAGAACCAGTAACTCTACCATGCAATCATGATTTTTGTCaaagttgttttaataaaagtattgaaAATAATGCTTTGTGTTGTCCTCTATGTCGACTACGAATAGGTTCTTGGTTACGAACAGCgacaaaacaaaagaatttaGTAAACAGTCAGCTATGGAATTTTATGAAAACCAAATTTATTGAGCagattgataaaaaattaaaaggagAAGATATTAGTGTATCCCCAG AAACCTTATTACCTAGAATATGTGAACCAGGAGAAATTCGATCTGAATATGAAGCTGAGCTTAAAAGATTGAGAGTAGAGCGCTTGCGGCTTGAACAACAGGAGTTCAGCAAAACAGAGCTTCTGATCAA aaaaattaaagaagaagaagaagaagcccACAAGAGATATTTAGAGAATATAAAACAAGATGAAATTCTGGCCAAACAGTTACAAGAAGAAAgtgcaaaaacaacaacagtgtATAAATCTCCAAAACGAAGAACTATAACTGTTTCCTTAAACAAACCTCGATTAAGACCAACAACTATAGACagttatttaaagaaatcttCAGTACAAGCAACTATTGTTAATAA CCCACATTTGACCGATGACAATAACAGTACTGATATATCAACACCAATAGGATCAAACAAATCAAACAGTAGACTTTCACCAGAAATGCTTCCAAGCTATgggaaacttttaaaaaatttcttagataaaaaaattaaaagtggaACTAAAATGTGGAACAAAGAAAATGGAAAAAGCCTACAAGAAGAGGTGAGATTGGGATCCTGTATAAAA AAAAAAGAACAGCAGGTCATTGACAATAGCCAGGATACTACTGATGAAAAGAAtgttgtaaaaacaaaaattggcATACAATCATTACTTGTCTCATTGCCACTTCCCCATTCAGGAATACTGCATAAAACTAGTGTGCCAGAAACTTGTAACATCGAAACAAGTAGTGTGGATTCAATGCAACAGGAGTTATGCTACTTTAAACCAATTGAGGGAACAACACCTACTAG ttttaaaacaataaagggTCTACCATTGCGAGTACCTTGTATACGAGCTGACAAAAACAATGATACACCCCTCAATGAAACTCCACCAAGCCGTGATCAGTATATTGATGGGTTATGTCGACTTCGGAATTTATCATTGGCACAAAACATGCCCTCAGCTTTTGTTATTGTGCTTGAGTTACTCAAAGCTAAAAag CACAGTTTGAAAAAATGCTCTACCTACACACGGTCGAGGGGTAAAAAAAGTTCTTCTATAAACTTAAATCACCAAGAACTAACACTACCTTCCAAACGGCCGAATAAGAGTAAACGAGTAGAAGTCGATGGTATTACAAAGCTGAATGATAACACAACAACTCTAAGACGCACCAGATCAATGGGAAGCATTTCGAAGGATGATAATGAAGTGACACCCAAGAAAAAATTTAGAGAGAGAAAATTTAATTCAGATAGGAAACCGTATCTAAGGAGTGATTCGAAAAGAATGCATCTCAACATGGATTCGTATAGTCCTCCGTCTTTGAGCGAatcattaaataacaataaggtAGATTTAGCTGTAAAAAATTTATCTAGTCCGTTAGATAATTGTGATGTGAAGAGCATTCTACGGGAACAGCTTCGGATCGAAAAAATAATTGAGCAGGAGAAGAAGGATTTGGAACTGGCTCTGAAGATCGACGCGGAGTGGAACGGCCGTCGCCAGCCGCGCCGCGCAGCCGCCAAGCGCCCGCTCGCCCTCGCGCATGCGCTGCGCCCCGCCAAGAAACTAAAGGTGTAG